A region of the Lycium barbarum isolate Lr01 chromosome 1, ASM1917538v2, whole genome shotgun sequence genome:
cttgtatataaagtgtatatataattccaacatatgtatatatgctgtagcagccctttagtggcgacgttttagtcgccacaaaaagtctttttttttcaaAGCGCCTAGGTTGTTGGGCCGGCCAGtcgtggcattattttgggccgaccaaccattttttggcattaatttggGCCGAACGGACACCTAATGGGATTAAGCCCAAACAATAATTAAATGTGGGATTAGTTTGCCTGAGTGaacacacagtgtccttttcccCATAAGGAAACGAAAAAGGATGTAAGTTTTTTAAACATTTAATTAAGTCAAGCtacatattaattaattaatttgagAATCGTCTTTAAAATTCATGTTAACTTTGACACAAACCTTCCAAAAGAAACGGAGCAACTACATGTCCCCTTTAAAATTAACTTTGACACAAACCTTCCAAAAGAGAAGGAGCAACTACATGTCCCCTTAAACTTTGGGTGagattaaatattataaatggaGAGATCTAACGAAAATATAAAAATAGTCTCTCTATACTAGCAATAAATTAAAATCAAAAAAGGATATAATGTAGCGTTTAGGGTTGCTCCTCCCTTAACCAGAGGTCTAGGGTTCAACCCTGGGTATGAACAAATCATTAGGGGGACCGTTTCCCGTGAATAGGTCCTACGTGGCGCGAACCTGGATATAATCGAGCTCCAATGCGGCTACCCGTCAGCAAGtggaaaataaaaaaaggaataAACTTATCATTAATTGTGATATAAGGATGCATTTAAATAATCCCGGGGTCCGCATGGATACAAATAGATCCATTAACTCTTGAAAAACATTGCAGTAAGTAATTAATACCATCTAAATAATACTAGTAGAGGAGAATATCATATATAACTATCACCTAGCTAGCGATTTAATTTTGAATGATTATTTTCTACTTATTTATTAATCAATTAAATTAATAGTTCATATAAAATGAGAATTGATCATCGTGGAGGATAATAAAGGGCACGAACCAAAACATGGAGTGCAATTATCAACTCTAgctaggagaaaaaaaaaatgacaattggTAGATTTTATATATTACATAttacacttttctttttcttatacAGGAAAACCCCGGTGTTGTGCTTAGGAAATAAAATGTAAAATGTGCCATGACTAAAATTCTCATTTTTCTACACTGGCAGGAAATTTAACAACAATATCCAAGTTGAGACTTGAGATAAGCATGAATAAACATTTATTTCTTTAAGTAGTTGCTCAAATATCATAATATCGATCAACTTTTTCCCCAAGGGCTAGAATCCAAAAAACAAAAGATGGTAAAgggataaaataaaataaggatTTCGAAAACTATTACTACGTACTACATTGATTTGTCAATAGCGGCTGCCTATTTTTTAACAAATGGCCATTCAATAGTATATGGTATGATCATGATTTCCTTGCATTTGTCTTCTAttctttttacattattttttctCAAAAGAATCATTcatttttttagtattttatagaTTCACTAATAAGTTTTGTTTCTAACCTAATTCTTAATGTTGTGAAAAAGCCAAAAACCTATcacattattattattcttatataTAAACTAAAAACAAGATGGAAACAAAATTTGACGTCCCAGTGTATGAGTAgtactttcttttttaatttgtctcagaaaaattaaaaaaattatttgaaaaggAAAGCTCTCTACCTATTTGATGAATGAATCTGAAATTCGTTGCACCTATTATTGAGGGTGAGGAAACAATTGTGCAACTGCAGAAATGGGAAGTATGAATTATTAATCTCTGGATAAAATAACAAAATGACACTTTTGCCATTTCCAAGCTCTTCCCCCAGCGCTTTTTAAGTAAACCCAAATTAAAATTGACGATAAAAGTTTATTCAAGCTTTTCCAATGTAAGATCAAACCTATTTATATTAAAtcacatatattatattgttaaTCCAATAAATCAAGTATAATCGAGTTTGACTATAATCGAGTTTGACTTTCTCACAAACTAAATAATGGGTCATTTACTCATTTTGCACTTTTCTCCCTATTttgtgctagtctttaatttttggccctcaagacaaacaatttttttttttgcagtgacataaatttatatttcacatcataatatctcataagTTATGTCTCAAGTAGTATGACTTTCTCACAAACTAAATAATGGGTCATTTACTCATTTTGCACTTTtctccctattttgtgctggtctttaatttttggccctcaagacaaataattttttttgcagtgacataaatttatatttcacatcataatatctcataagTTATGTCTCGCACCCCATtaggcataagtttgattttgaaggacaaaaaataaagaccaaCTCATTTCATTTGATGAACaaatcgtgcaatttcttcctAAACAACCCCTAAGTGGATTGAAGGGTTATATTTAAAATTTGGTAACTTTTTAAAAAATTAGAGCAGTGGTCTAATTTTGGAATGTGGCAACTTGATCTTAAGTGTAAAATTTAAAACTAAAATCTTGAGTCTAATGTTTAAGGAATAAAAGGCCAACTTCTGAATACATGGTAGTAACATGGATACAAAAGTGGCCATCTTGTATAAATAACACGTGGATTGGACTGATAACACCCATTTGACCCGGCCCATAAAAGGGAAGAGGTTTATCTGCATACTGCCAAAATAGTTTTTAACATTTTTAGGGTTTTAGACAATCTTCACCAATATTTCCAGGTTCCTTCTTCACCAATATTTCcaggttcatttccaatttctaATTTTGCTTGATTTATTTTACTTCTATCTCTTTCAGTGAAAAGATTCATTTAGAATCTATCTTGATGTTTTATTTGTGCAGAGAATTTTTAGTATAAAATGATAGTACCTCCTCTTGGTAATTATCGAGCATCTTAGGATTCATTTAGAGTCTTAGATCCTTAGAGATAACTACCTCCTCTTCATAATCTTGATAACTTGTCACCaatgttatcaaaagcgaaaagttTAGAAAAGCTATATGGTCCTTTGGGGGCAGAGGTGGATCTAGGATTTAAAGGTGCCGGGTGTCATAATTTTCTTCTATGTATATCTTGTTAGGAACATGTATTTGGGTCGGGcccatctctttttagtttattcagATCAActtaataggttttttttttatttgcaaatatgaaattacatctcaaaattcaataaacgaacataattagcatcttaaacaaggaatcacacccaTTAATACCCATTAACAACataagtaaaatcaacattttcaccgaGGGACTTGCagctcttatgtatattaaaaaatgaatttgcacaattaaaataacatcttcaatgaGGGAATACactaatcaaaataagaaaataatagaaaaactcttcaataggtaaatacaccccataagtaaatgtagaattagataaactacaagttctcaaaaataatataaatttcatgttttttctaagtaGTGCTTACGAAATTTCAATTTAAGTAGTaattgatttaaattgaatttaacaattatagaataaaataattttttataatgcactccctccgtccatttttatttgtccattatactaaaaatatatgtccacttttgtaagttatatagtttgaaaaatcaagacataatttaccattttatacctatttcccttattattaagtactccaattcatttctcattttatttattgcttattaagagtgtcccaagtcaaatatagacaaatAAACAccgacggagggagtaataaacaaaagaaactataaaaaaaaaaattgaattttgatctcaatccaaaatttccattgagacccaagtttttcaatttaaatactcacagatttgagattaagagaaatgcttaatttaagggattttgaagtttctatttgtgtgttatcgctagagatcacagataaaataatagaaaagaggaaagacaatataaataataaaaagataaatagaaaattgagTGAGCTGAAAATGGAATTATTATtggtacaaaggaagtaaaaagcacaaagaaaaacGGGAGTCTTGAAAATGTTCAAGATGGATTCAAGGCACCTTTGTTTAATTTACGACTGGGgggtggcaggatcaaatatttaacctaatttaagcaaattacaacataagtatataaaaaaattattaatctagggggtgccatgccacccccatcctaaagggtggatccgcccctgttTGGGGCCTTTAAGTGCAAAACACAAATGAAGCGTGGGgtttaatgaaaaaaggcgcaaatggaggaaaactacaGATATGTATGTGTAGTCCAAGATTAATAATCATAAGCATGAATAATAATTATATGGAAAAGAAATTGAAAAGAAGAtttgataaagtgaaatatcaatggTTTAGTGTCACATCGTCAGGATTGCACTCATTAGCAAGGAAAAGTATGCtttagagccttgatgacgatACTGAAGTGCCCATAAAGTGAGGCTAAGCGCTCGACATGTTTTGTGCCTCGCTTCAAGGCTTAAGCGCGTCTTTGACAACACTGCTTGTCACTGATGTCGGTATTAACTTTGAACTCCAATATAACGAGATACATTCCTATGCCTCTGTGTCACATTGCTTCAGTCATCAGCAAATTGATCAATGTGTTTCAGTGATGTGGAGTTAACAGAAATATGTATGGGTTTGGGTTATGTCCCTTAATCTGTGCACTTCTCTCCTTATCCGTGCTTTTTTACGACAAGTTAGTCTGGGTGTTACACTCTCTATACAGTTTGTTAACTCTATTATTTGGTATGCTCTGACAAAGTAATCAATTTAAAAATTTGATTTCTGAGAAAAACAAATCTTCAAGTAGCAATTGTAGCCAATTGTTAAATGATtgcaaaaagataaataaaaaagGATCTTTTGCTTACACAAGCGTCACAAGTTAAACTCATTGATGGAGATATTCCATGATAAAGGAATGGTCACAACAGAAGTTAAACATTGCCCTAAAATAGCATCATGTGTAGATAGCATGAATGTGGCTATTGGGTTGTCTTTTTCTTGCTTGGCTCAATTCCACAGTTTGCCTCAACTTGATTTGTCTTGGAGGAATTCTGGCCCTTACCTTTATCCCTACTTTCTTTGCTTGTGGGGGCATGGAGATGGTAACTTTGGATTTTGTTTGTTGGCATATTTTGGTCTTTCATCTAAGTGGTGTAAGTGCAAACGATTACTGTTGTATGACGAGTTTCTATTTAATTGCAAAGTTGATGCTGTTTTGCTATACTCTTGGAACTTGACTGGTTTGCCTTCTCTTTGTTCAAGGGTTCTTTTTGGGGACTAGGAAGCACAGGTCTTAATTTTTTTGATCCATATTCTTTTTGTTCTTGTGTCCAGCGCAATATGTGGGGATTCTTGGAATACTTCACTTCCAACATTAATAATtgtttcatgatttttttttttttttttttgtgggattCATCCATCCTCTATTGAATCTTAACACTAAATGGACTCTTTTGAGGCCACAACTGAAGTTGAATACATATACAGACAGGTCTATTAAAAAAGTTGAGGTGAAAAAATCTCATGTTTTCCTTCTATGGAATGGTGGAAAATTCCCATCTTTTCCTTCTATGAAATGTTGGAAGAAAACCAATGCTCACATATAATAGTGAACACTGAACCTTTGTGCAAACATATACAGACAAGTCTTTTCAATATTGAAATAACTTATCTTCAATTTTTTGTAATTTTGAGCTAGGTCTGGACATTTAGATGCATCTTGTGTTTGAATGGTATTATACAACCAGATGCAATGCATCTTTTTGCAATTCTTTTCACAGTATGACGTCTGGATGCATCTTGCATTATGTTGTTTTTAATTTAGGCATATAAAATTATGAAGATAAATTGAGCTGTAATGTCTGATTTATACTGTTCCCGTGGTGTCTATATTAGATACACAGCACTCATATTGTACCTGTGCCATATAGGTGTCGCGGTAGAGTGAAGGTTATGTCCTGAAATTTTCATTTATACGTAATTTGCTTGACTATAATAGTCTATGACTTTTGAGGTCATTCTTGATTCTTTTATGCAATTAATTAACCTGTAACTTGCATCAAAAAACAAAAAGGAGAATGAAGAAAGCCTTATTTAGTCACATACTCACATTTGTCAGAGACATGTTCATCCGTTGTTATTTCACCAGATATCTTGAAATTTCAAACATTCCCAAGTCAACTACATTCTGCATCTTATTGCAGGGCAAAAAGCAGAGTACAAAGTCTAGGTTAATTCCTTCTGTGAAGATGGCTGGACTTCCAGGATACAACACCCTTGCCCCCAAGACTAAGAACTTGGTTATGGCTGGAGGTTTGACAGGATTTGTTTTTGGTGTGTACTACTACACTATGAGAGCTGTTGGCGGCTCAGATGAACTTCAAGTGGCCATTGATAAGTTTGAAGACGCAAAACGCAGCAGTGAGGCTGAAGCAAGTTTGGCACCAAAACCGTGATTGTGTCCTATATATGAAGTAACACTGGAATTAGGAAAGAAGTATGGGATGATTTTGGAGCAGTAGAACCGGACTTCGATCATCTTATGACTGTTGAATAACTTGTTCAGTTCCTCATGCTCTACGAATATATATACTTTGCTGTAAAGATATCAGGATATTGCACCCTTCTTTTAGCTTTCATGTTGAGATAAATTctctttcttgaatttcagtgTCTACAGTTTATACATTCAGCATGTTTATTTTAGGTTTTATAGAATCTCTCCAGTTAGTATTTGTTGTTATGTATTTCATAATATGCTCAGAGGTGCCATTATAATCAAATCCGTCATACATGCATGGTTGGCAAGGAAACCCAGCATAAAAAAGAAATGCTTAGAATAAATGATAATTTGCTGGCATTATATTTGGATGATTGAAAAGAAAGTAAGTAGATTTTAATTTCATTTCAAAaactgaaaaaacaaaaaaatgaaatacataatggcACCTGAGTATGTACCACCCACTCCAAGCCCCACTCGTGagattacactgagtatgttgtttgGAAACAAATGGAACGGGACGTATAATATAGCATTGTACATTCATaaatatatttaaatatttattttttgtaaTGATAATAGGATAGATCATAAATTATCaactattataaaaaaaaaaaaagttgccaCTCATTGACTCGGAATCCTCATATTATCATATCCTAATCGAGAAATCCCATATTATCATGCATGTTTACCGTTCGACTCTTTTTTGGAGGTGactctttaaattttgcctctgTTAGCCCAGAGAGCTAAATTTGATCTGTAAAGTAGTTGGATCAATTTTCTTTTTGTAGACAAAATTCAACTCTTCGGGCTAACGATGATAGAATTTTAATTAGTGGCATAAAAAAGACTCTGTAGAACCCCAACTAATCACTGTATAATTGCATAGTTGGAGCAATTGCACGACATTCCGTAGAATTGCCTGCCTCTGTACGTTGTACTAGCAAATCTAGTTGCACCAGCAGCAAACGTAATCAAAATTGAAAAAGAACACAGTAAACGGAAACAGAGAGTTCGAGTTATTTTATTGATAATCCGCGTGCACGATCATCGTTGTAGAGCTTCCTTAAAGTAGTAACATACAGTTTCTAGCATCCTTTGGACTCACCAAAGGCAAAATGGGTGAATCGCGGCCAGGCGACTGTAAGAATTTTGATCAATGCAAAGTTAACAACTTCAGATGCACCTGATTTACAGTCTGCAAAAGTGGAGTCATTTTTCGTTACTTCTACTTGAGTTGATTTTCATTACTTATCTCATCTAAGCATGCCATTATGAAGACTAATATTTTCGCAGTAAAAAAGAAAACCCTCATTTCTTCAAATTCATGGTGATGCTACATTTGTTCTTCTGGAGTTTAGCACTCTCAAACTTGTCTTGGCACACCATTAGAGACCTCTGCAGTCTTTCCTGTAACCACAAAATTACATTAATAAACTGCTCTACCAAATCGCAAGTATAATTCCTATTACTGTTACCAGTGTTTTAAAAAGCAAAAAGAGCTGAAGCTCAGCAAATGCCTTTTGCtgggatggaaaaaaaaaaaaaactctcgcCTTTTACTATTGAAGCACAAATTACCAAAAATATCATACATATATGAATTTAATACTATGATAACAAAAATTCAATATCCAATAATGTTGATATTAATCCACTCCTTAAAATAGAGATCTAAAGAATCGAATGTTTCTCATCGAATGTTTCTCATAGATCACGTTGGCCAATCCAACTCGGAAACAAATTAGAGGCGAGTGGCGACATGCCTCTCTGAAAGAAACTTTTCCATCTCTCTTCAGATGCAAAAGTGGCCCAAATTCTACTATTGCAGACATCTGGCAAGACTTTGGGTGGTTCATACATCTTAGAAGAATACATGCAGTTCACTCTTCTCCTCAATGGGGTACGACCTTTGATGTCCAAACAAGATATAAACTGTTTTTGTCTTGTTCCATGTTACAAGTGCGGTACATCATTTTTGCCGGGAGATTGCTAACTAAGAAGTAGTTTCGTTGTGACCAAATCCCCCATTTTTTTGCTTCTTGTTTTGTTTGTcaattcttttttta
Encoded here:
- the LOC132643219 gene encoding uncharacterized protein LOC132643219; amino-acid sequence: MAGLPGYNTLAPKTKNLVMAGGLTGFVFGVYYYTMRAVGGSDELQVAIDKFEDAKRSSEAEASLAPKP